The Pyrodictium delaneyi genome contains a region encoding:
- a CDS encoding DNA double-strand break repair nuclease NurA, which translates to MPGFYEEEEEIELTPAVQSLLETSRQLAEQIANKILSFREEYDGSREIRGILESLPRGRLGSENPLPGVAIDSTFPIDGGMDLVGGHLVAVVAGYVGFGGLRARGVRPYDVYARARFVDTEDAHRILPLYAKLVEKAVAHRVLGYVEQGLMDARIILFDGELIPYQLLFKSQKAVSKSRILAKLDDSVAQLLERAQRLGITLVGVVKRSYSRLLGARLGRRLSLNDKAIMSLLLGNGEYLVLGSFGELLPRYAEIIAAEKGVEPRKYQGIVEERLAARREYSRVIVAFYKPSVSHPNHQAVRVEVLDYGGLGLEKTLSMLNKLTNPATGLPYPIDVVDEYTRLESRMLELLRRKIVGHLASMLEAVGGSGALVLLGHTNPEKRYIYEPRRTQR; encoded by the coding sequence ATGCCTGGCTTCTACGAGGAGGAGGAAGAAATCGAGCTGACACCAGCAGTCCAGAGTCTACTAGAGACTAGCCGGCAACTCGCAGAGCAGATAGCTAACAAGATACTAAGCTTCCGCGAAGAGTACGACGGGAGTAGAGAAATACGAGGAATCCTGGAAAGCCTTCCCCGCGGCAGGCTAGGCAGCGAGAACCCTCTGCCAGGTGTAGCTATAGACTCGACTTTCCCCATAGACGGGGGCATGGATCTAGTCGGTGGCCACCTGGTAGCAGTAGTAGCCGGCTATGTTGGGTTCGGTGGTCTCAGAGCTAGGGGTGTGAGGCCCTACGACGTCTACGCACGTGCACGTTTTGTCGACACCGAGGATGCACATAGAATCCTACCACTCTACGCGAAGCTCGTGGAGAAGGCTGTAGCACACCGCGTACTAGGCTACGTAGAACAGGGACTGATGGACGCTCGTATAATCCTCTTCGACGGTGAGCTGATACCATACCAGCTCCTATTCAAGAGCCAGAAAGCTGTCTCCAAGAGCCGCATACTAGCAAAGCTCGACGACTCAGTAGCACAACTGCTTGAGAGAGCACAGCGCCTGGGGATAACGCTTGTAGGTGTGGTTAAGAGGAGCTACTCTCGCCTCCTAGGTGCTAGGCTCGGTCGTCGACTAAGCCTCAACGACAAGGCTATCATGAGCCTACTGCTAGGCAATGGCGAGTACCTCGTACTCGGCTCCTTCGGAGAACTACTCCCACGCTATGCCGAGATAATAGCTGCGGAGAAAGGTGTCGAGCCTAGGAAGTACCAGGGCATAGTCGAGGAAAGGCTAGCCGCTAGACGAGAATATAGCAGAGTGATCGTGGCTTTCTATAAGCCCTCTGTGAGCCATCCGAACCATCAAGCTGTACGCGTAGAGGTACTAGACTATGGCGGCCTGGGCCTAGAGAAGACGCTCTCAATGCTGAACAAGCTTACCAACCCTGCTACGGGACTCCCCTACCCGATAGACGTCGTAGACGAGTATACCAGGCTCGAGTCCCGCATGCTAGAACTGTTGAGGAGAAAGATAGTAGGCCATCTAGCGTCTATGCTGGAGGCTGTAGGTGGCTCCGGGGCACTAGTACTGCTAGGCCATACTAACCCCGAGAAACGCTACATATACGAGCCTCGGCGCACTCAGCGCTAG
- a CDS encoding ATP-binding protein, whose protein sequence is MPIALPRIAEEVGIVLSGASTSMAPIALRRDRELRVLEEDLVLLVDPRLENYYMLGVVRWITRYEPFLRRSIHNIYVEHPDALDTEVVMPFSNAYVEIYAGICDEGPVCDGRKGLVNNVYAPTPGSKVFKLIDAEPITKYLTVSKPISIGVHKYSKWRLPLDTEWLNYHVGVFGATGTGKSRLILRMMNELTRKGYNLIVFDHSGVDYTPFATRLGGTVIKASEIRIEPQIFASILSRLTGVQGQQRDAIEIAAMCYTMNVYKSNGGGERYNSEECREITGQKSKQQGLSRFARSSEEPGARDEFLELLKTVALRLNLRSTSIIKLRLLTRLSVPEHVFESLKARKIEPLEVVNTALRERLVVIDMSDEQDIEVKRGILASIASAAWELIAERREPIGLGLVVDEAQNYACEYCGEAGRALETIAREGRKWKYFIIVASQRVARDIRPGVRSNLGTVFFSKLQATGDLQELAGYLDLGRVTEASLAMLGRREFYVAGLMNPLRRPLLIHVDSVEEG, encoded by the coding sequence TTGCCCATAGCTCTCCCAAGGATAGCAGAGGAAGTCGGCATAGTGCTCAGCGGCGCAAGCACCTCGATGGCACCAATAGCGCTCCGGAGAGACCGAGAGCTACGCGTCCTCGAAGAGGACCTAGTCTTACTAGTAGACCCCCGTCTAGAGAACTATTACATGCTCGGAGTCGTGCGCTGGATTACCAGGTACGAGCCCTTCCTCCGCAGAAGTATACATAACATATACGTGGAGCACCCCGACGCACTTGATACCGAGGTAGTCATGCCCTTCTCTAACGCCTACGTGGAGATATACGCAGGCATATGCGATGAAGGCCCAGTATGCGACGGGAGAAAAGGGCTTGTTAACAACGTCTACGCGCCAACACCCGGCAGCAAGGTCTTCAAGCTAATAGACGCCGAGCCCATTACAAAGTATCTAACTGTCTCAAAGCCGATTAGCATAGGTGTGCACAAGTATAGCAAGTGGCGCCTACCACTGGACACCGAGTGGCTCAACTACCATGTGGGCGTCTTCGGCGCCACCGGGACAGGCAAGAGCAGACTCATACTACGTATGATGAACGAGCTAACGAGGAAAGGCTATAACCTAATAGTATTCGACCATAGCGGTGTAGACTATACACCATTCGCCACAAGACTCGGCGGCACCGTTATCAAGGCTTCCGAGATACGGATCGAGCCACAAATATTCGCCTCCATTCTCTCCCGGCTTACCGGCGTCCAGGGCCAGCAACGCGATGCTATAGAGATAGCAGCAATGTGTTATACAATGAACGTATATAAGAGTAATGGAGGCGGTGAACGCTACAATAGTGAGGAATGTCGCGAGATAACCGGCCAGAAGTCTAAGCAGCAAGGTCTCAGCCGTTTCGCCAGAAGTAGCGAGGAGCCAGGAGCAAGAGACGAGTTCCTCGAACTCCTCAAGACTGTCGCGCTGCGGCTCAATTTACGCTCGACTAGCATAATCAAACTTAGACTCCTAACCCGTCTTTCAGTACCCGAACACGTGTTTGAGAGCTTAAAGGCACGAAAGATAGAGCCATTGGAGGTCGTGAATACTGCCCTCCGTGAGAGGCTCGTTGTGATCGATATGAGCGACGAGCAAGACATAGAGGTTAAGCGGGGTATATTAGCATCCATAGCTTCCGCTGCATGGGAGCTCATAGCCGAGAGAAGGGAGCCCATAGGCCTAGGCTTAGTAGTAGACGAGGCCCAGAACTATGCTTGCGAGTACTGCGGCGAGGCCGGCAGAGCTCTTGAGACCATAGCCCGGGAGGGGAGGAAGTGGAAGTACTTCATCATAGTAGCTAGCCAGCGTGTAGCACGCGACATAAGACCTGGTGTGAGGAGCAACCTCGGCACTGTGTTCTTCTCGAAACTCCAAGCTACCGGAGATCTACAGGAGTTGGCTGGCTACCTCGACCTAGGCCGGGTGACCGAGGCTAGCCTGGCTATGCTGGGACGCCGCGAGTTCTACGTGGCTGGGCTAATGAATCCGCTGCGTAGACCGCTGCTCATACACGTTGATAGCGTCGAGGAGGGCTAG
- a CDS encoding MFS transporter: MDRRALLLAALQALHVSSWSAYYALTRKLYNDNPEFLVMLAAAETLPTAVGMFGALLAEKRGYHAALALGILEGLFLAMVGVFIDQPLMLWLSALLASLFWSTSGPQILGYTMTLAGGSGTVLGLVLAGSTLGWSIGGALAPLLSDIIGASHVMIISGIITMTMYLALILLSDNLKPGKERTNWKRTRFIAAIALLSSLVFTGTEIIGSLYMAKLSVETGSSAGYAAANAATGLVAAAVRPAAGSIIDRVGENFVLAAGLAAYTVYIALLSSLHGLAFVLVWLVPIYPFVDTSLYKLAARLLGDAMGSAVVSSSYSITGLVLLAAARIELGESGYTLLAVASFQLALVLSIILSRTASRWQPHGRVYLISGGRTRKLGGR; encoded by the coding sequence ATGGATCGCCGTGCCCTACTACTGGCAGCGCTACAAGCGCTACACGTATCGAGCTGGAGCGCATACTATGCACTAACTAGGAAGCTCTACAATGACAACCCTGAGTTCTTAGTCATGCTTGCTGCCGCCGAGACATTACCCACTGCTGTCGGCATGTTTGGCGCATTACTTGCCGAAAAGAGGGGTTACCACGCTGCACTGGCACTAGGCATCCTTGAAGGCCTCTTCCTAGCCATGGTAGGCGTGTTCATCGACCAGCCCCTAATGTTATGGCTAAGCGCTCTGCTCGCGAGCCTCTTCTGGTCGACATCAGGGCCGCAGATACTCGGTTACACTATGACGCTCGCCGGCGGCAGCGGCACAGTATTAGGCCTTGTACTCGCCGGCAGTACACTCGGATGGAGTATCGGCGGTGCACTAGCACCTCTACTCTCCGATATCATTGGAGCCAGCCACGTGATGATTATATCAGGAATTATCACTATGACTATGTATCTCGCCCTCATACTATTGTCTGACAACCTAAAGCCAGGCAAGGAGAGGACCAACTGGAAGCGTACACGCTTCATAGCCGCTATAGCCTTGTTATCTAGCCTCGTGTTCACAGGAACCGAGATCATAGGCTCACTATACATGGCCAAACTCAGTGTTGAGACGGGCAGCAGCGCCGGCTACGCCGCCGCCAACGCTGCCACTGGGCTCGTTGCCGCAGCTGTTAGGCCTGCAGCCGGCTCGATAATAGACCGTGTCGGTGAGAACTTTGTGCTCGCCGCTGGCCTGGCAGCGTATACGGTGTACATAGCATTACTCTCGTCACTCCATGGGCTAGCATTCGTGCTTGTCTGGCTAGTGCCCATATATCCGTTTGTCGACACGAGCCTCTACAAGCTCGCTGCAAGACTCCTCGGCGATGCTATGGGCTCAGCTGTAGTGTCTTCAAGCTATAGTATAACAGGTCTAGTGCTACTCGCAGCAGCACGCATAGAGCTAGGGGAGAGCGGCTATACGCTACTAGCAGTGGCATCGTTCCAACTAGCCCTAGTTTTATCCATAATACTGTCTAGGACTGCTAGCCGCTGGCAACCTCACGGAAGAGTTTATCTTATTAGCGGGGGGCGTACGCGCAAGCTTGGGGGACGCTAG